From the Leptotrichia sp. oral taxon 223 genome, the window AGTCGATATTTTTTTGAATCATAAATCTAATAAACATTCCACCATAAATCTAAATAAAAATCTCCTTTTTAAATCAAAATTAAATTCCAAATTTCTTGAGCAAACAAACAACCTCCAAATGCTGGGTTATCGGGAACATATCCACCACCGAACACCTAGCCAGCCTATACCCAAATTCCCCAAACTTCATCAAATCTGTCATCAAAGTTTTTGGATTACAAGACACATAAATTATATTTTTAGTATTATATTTTACCAGTTTTGTGATAGTTTTTTCGCCTACTCCAGCTCGTGGAGGATCCAAAATTAAAATATCTGGCTTGATTCCGTCATTGTCAAATTCATCTAATTTTGCAAAGACATCTCCTGCGATAAAATATGCGTTCCGAATGTTGTTTAATTTTGCATTTTCATTGGCTTTTTCTACCGCCTCTGGCACTAACTCGATTCCATAAACCTGCTTTGCCTTTTTTGAAACAATTTGCCCAATTGTACCAGTACCACTAAATAAATCAAAAACTATTGCTTCATCAATTTTAATATTTTCAATTTCTTCAAGATATGTTAAGACTTTTCCGTATAATTTTTCGACTGTCTGGGAATTTGTCTGGAAAAAGCTGTATGGACTGATTTTAAATTTTAATCCAAAAATTTCCTCTGTCAAATCACGTTCTCCATACAAAATCGTTTCACTTTCGGAAATAACCATATCCGAGAAATTATCATTAAATGTGTGTAAAATTCCCGTAATTTTAAAACCATCATCCAAATTTAAGGCTAACAATCCTTCCTTAAATTTCTTTTGAAATTTTTCCTTTTCTATCTCGCTAATTTGCGTCGTTGTTACAATATTTACCAAAATCTGCTTTGTAAATTCCGCTTTTCTAATCACAAGATTTCTAAAAAAACCTATACGATCTAGCCTGTGATAAAAATCAAAACCTGTCTTTTTACAAAATTCATTACAAAAAACATAAATTTTATTAAAATTATCATCCATTAATTTCAGCCCATCAACTTCTACAATGTCGTGAAAGCTGTTCTGCTTATGAAGCCCTAAAATTATAGGCCCTCCTTTTGTAGCATTTCCAAAGCTAAATTCCATCTTGTTTCTATATTTATCAGGCTTTACACTTCTAACAGGCTCTTCAAAAATATAATCATACTTAATAATTCTGTCTAATTCTTTTTTTATATGTCCTGCTTTCATTTCAAGTTGCTCATCATACGTGTAATACTGGTAGTTACAGCCTCCATTTTGCCTTTCAATGTCATCATAAATCGCATTTTGTCTCCCAGCAAAGTCAATAATTTTGCAATGTATCAGTTCATACTTTCTCCGTCTTTTTACAAAAATTCCCTCAACAACTTGATTTTCTGCCGCATTAATATTCACATAAATTTTATTTTCATCAAAAAATCCGTAAGCTCTACCTTTTG encodes:
- the rlmD gene encoding 23S rRNA (uracil(1939)-C(5))-methyltransferase RlmD produces the protein MEKTEKKSLKKGDLIQLKIVNLDTKGRAYGFFDENKIYVNINAAENQVVEGIFVKRRRKYELIHCKIIDFAGRQNAIYDDIERQNGGCNYQYYTYDEQLEMKAGHIKKELDRIIKYDYIFEEPVRSVKPDKYRNKMEFSFGNATKGGPIILGLHKQNSFHDIVEVDGLKLMDDNFNKIYVFCNEFCKKTGFDFYHRLDRIGFFRNLVIRKAEFTKQILVNIVTTTQISEIEKEKFQKKFKEGLLALNLDDGFKITGILHTFNDNFSDMVISESETILYGERDLTEEIFGLKFKISPYSFFQTNSQTVEKLYGKVLTYLEEIENIKIDEAIVFDLFSGTGTIGQIVSKKAKQVYGIELVPEAVEKANENAKLNNIRNAYFIAGDVFAKLDEFDNDGIKPDILILDPPRAGVGEKTITKLVKYNTKNIIYVSCNPKTLMTDLMKFGEFGYRLARCSVVDMFPITQHLEVVCLLKKFGI